The proteins below are encoded in one region of Plutella xylostella chromosome 13, ilPluXylo3.1, whole genome shotgun sequence:
- the LOC105387198 gene encoding programmed cell death protein 6 isoform X2: MAFQSPMPSREFLWDIFRRVDKDRSGYISADELQQALSNGTWNPFNPETVRLMIGMFDKQSRGVINFEDFGALWKYVTDWQNCFRSFDRDSSGNIDKAELKNALTAFGYRLSDSVVNMMVNKFDRFGQGTILFDDFIQCCVTLYTLTSAFRQYDTDQDGVITIHYEQFLTMVFGLKV; this comes from the exons ATGGCTTTCCAGTCACCCATGCCAAGCCGAGAGTTTCTATGGGATATATTCCGAAG AGTGGACAAGGACCGTAGTGGCTACATTTCAGCGGATGAATTGCAACAAGCACTATCAAATGGTACATGGAACCCATTTAACCCAGAAACTGTGCGTCTAATGATAG GAATGTTTGACAAGCAAAGCCGAGGTGTGATCAACTTTGAGGACTTTGGAGCACTATGGAAGTATGTCACGGACTGGCAGAATTGTTTCAGATCTTTTGATCGGGACAGCTCTGGAAATATTGATAAGGCTGAGCTTAAGAATGCACTGACTGCGTTTGGATACCGGCTAAGCGACAGTGTTGTGAATATGATGGTCAACAAATTTGATCGGTTTGGACAAGGGACCATTCTCTTTGATGACTTCATCCAGTGTTGTGTCactttgtat ACCTTAACTTCAGCATTCCGGCAATATGACACAGACCAAGATGGTGTGATTACCATTCATTATGAGCAATTCCTTACTATGGTGTTTGGACTTAAGGTATAA
- the LOC105387198 gene encoding programmed cell death protein 6 isoform X1, protein MAFQSPMPSREFLWDIFRRVDKDRSGYISADELQQALSNGTWNPFNPETVRLMIGMFDKQSRGVINFEDFGALWKYVTDWQNCFRSFDRDSSGNIDKAELKNALTAFGYRLSDSVVNMMVNKFDRFGQGTILFDDFIQCCVTLYTLTSAFRQYDTDQDGVITIHYEQFLTMVFGLKCWP, encoded by the exons ATGGCTTTCCAGTCACCCATGCCAAGCCGAGAGTTTCTATGGGATATATTCCGAAG AGTGGACAAGGACCGTAGTGGCTACATTTCAGCGGATGAATTGCAACAAGCACTATCAAATGGTACATGGAACCCATTTAACCCAGAAACTGTGCGTCTAATGATAG GAATGTTTGACAAGCAAAGCCGAGGTGTGATCAACTTTGAGGACTTTGGAGCACTATGGAAGTATGTCACGGACTGGCAGAATTGTTTCAGATCTTTTGATCGGGACAGCTCTGGAAATATTGATAAGGCTGAGCTTAAGAATGCACTGACTGCGTTTGGATACCGGCTAAGCGACAGTGTTGTGAATATGATGGTCAACAAATTTGATCGGTTTGGACAAGGGACCATTCTCTTTGATGACTTCATCCAGTGTTGTGTCactttgtat ACCTTAACTTCAGCATTCCGGCAATATGACACAGACCAAGATGGTGTGATTACCATTCATTATGAGCAATTCCTTACTATGGTGTTTGGACTTAAG TGTTGGCCATGA
- the LOC105392233 gene encoding uncharacterized protein LOC105392233: MDIKSLKTSRASFKSKLTIFKTYLETLLPCKELNNLQIRELTIRASKIQEMYNEYDSTQTEIEDLSEIPGDEHLERESFETSYFSTVAAAQEALDKHTAASAARDNQSVTGSSAFSALQIRSKWHTNRGQLQLGQMVLIKDDRLPPNRWLLGRITAVYPGTDGINRVADVLSTSGTLRRAYNRLCPLPMTLDQDTPAPRGPAC, encoded by the exons ATGGAtattaaatcattaaaaacGTCAAGAGCATCATTTAAATCAAagcttacaatatttaaaacttatttagaAACGCTTTTGCCTTGTAAAGAGCTAAATAACTTGCAAATTCGAGAATTAACTATTAGAGCTAGTAAAATACAAGAAATGTACAATGAATATGATTCAACTCAAACTGAAATAGAAGATTTATCTGAAATTCCAGGTGACGAACATTTAGAACGGGAGAGCTTCGAAACCAGCTACTTCAGCACAGTAGCTGCCGCGCAGGAGGCGCTCGATAAGCACACGGCGGCTTCTGCGGCGCGGGACAATCAGTCGGTAACGGGTTCTAGTGCATTCTCAG CATTACAGATTCGCAGCAAGTGGCACACCAATCGAGGTCAACTACAGCTTGGGCAGATGGTCCTCATCAAAGATGACCGGCTCCCACCCAACAGATGGCTGCTCGGTCGCATCACAGCCGTCTACCCTGGCACCGACGGCATCAACCGCGTGGCAGACGTCCTCTCCACTTCGGGGACCTTGAGACGGGCTTACAACCGGCTCTGCCCTCTACCCATGACGTTGGACCAGGATACTCCAGCTCCAAGGGGCCCAGCTTGTTGA
- the LOC105387197 gene encoding 60S ribosomal protein L27a-like: protein MATSKKKTRKLRGHVSHGHGRIGKHRKHPGGRGNAGGEHHHRINMDKYHPGYFGKLGMRNFHLRKNKEFCPVLNLDKLWTLVSEQSRLRYANATDGKVPVINIVKAGYYKLLGKGKLPKQPVIVKAKFFSKTAEKKIKDVGGVCVLSA, encoded by the exons ATG GCCACCTCAAAGAAGAAGACCAGGAAGCTCCGAGGACACGTGAGCCACGGTCATGGACGTATCG GTAAGCACCGTAAGCATCCTGGAGGTCGCGGTAACGCCGGTGGGGAGCACCACCACAGAATTAACATGGACAAATACCACCCCGGTTACTTCGGCAAG CTGGGTATGAGGAATTTCCACTTGAGGAAGAACAAGGAGTTCTGCCCCGTCCTGAACCTCGACAAGCTGTGGACCCTCGTCTCCGAGCAGTCCCGCCTGCGGTACGCCAACGCCACCGACGGCAAGGTGCCAGTCATCAACATTGTTAAGGCT GGTTACTACAAGCTGTTGGGAAAAGGCAAGCTCCCCAAGCAGCCCGTCATTGTCAAAGCCAAGTTCTTCTCAAAAACAGCTGAGAAGAAGATCAAGGACGTTGGCGGTGTGTGCGTGCTATCCGCGTAA
- the LOC105387196 gene encoding uncharacterized protein LOC105387196: MADVSRNERKIKLSKNGKVVKKRARNPEEWHKQKQKRLRIAGLEYINANGKVVPQKQPGPDCNCRRKCFERVPEDIRLKTFQGFYSMKSHDEQNAYLFGLMRQVDVKRKRVKSSSRRTCTFEYFVRVKGRETQICQTAFKNIHAITERKVRVLCKKMDDGIMFPSDNRGKNSHKRSGEIRLPPGVCDEIKNHIYSIVHTHRLKDFIRLDKIAGLEINISKMWKDYIKTYDPDNITATMPKSKRNMEVVVANEATIQPMPQPQEPSYAPIYQGNGHLVNIAENYFQNQYQTTLATTATPGNYYQTQTGPILLQSTSGRSAQPTTAYIVLQAKTEPQQGITMAMAPIAQAPEIIEEEEFEIKKEKKSKVKKERKRGPTVKQWRYANIFHDEINGAALCAIKTRLGMYYAESDAARKKAKQVKSETVQTQTQVPPQQQQITPTHTVTIYT; the protein is encoded by the exons ATGGCGGATGTCTCAAGAAATGAACGAAAAATTAAACTCTCTAAAAATGgaaaagttgtgaaaaaaAGAGCGCGAAATCCAGAAG aatggCACAAACAAAAGCAGAAACGCCTAAGAATAGCAGGTTTAGAGTACATAAATGCAAATGGAAAGGTGGTTCCCCAGAAACAACCTGGACCCGACTGTAATTGCAGAAGAAAATGTTTTGAAAGAGTTCCTGAAGACATAAGACTCAAAACATTTCAAGGATTTTATTCTATGAAAAGTCATGATGAACAAAATGCATATTTATTTGGCCTAATGAGACAAGTAGATGTAAAGAGAAAAAGAGTGAAGTCTAGCAGTCGTCGCACTTGCAcctttgaatattttgttagaGTAAAGGGAAGAGAAACTCAAATCTGTCAAACAGCATTCAAGAATATTCATGCAATCACTGAAAGAAAAGTAAGAGTATTGTGTAAGAAAATGGATGATGGCATTATGTTTCCCAGTGACAACCGTGGCAAGAACAGTCACAAGAGATCTGGAGAAATTAGATTACCACCGGGAGTTTGTGACGAAATCAAGAATCACATCTATTCTATTGTTCACACTCATCGCCTCAAAGACTTCATAAGGCTTGATAAGATTGCTGGTCTTGAAATTAACATCTCCAAGATGTGGAAAGATTACATAAAAACCTATGATCCTGACAACATCACAGCAACAATGCCTAAATCTAAACGAAACATGGAAGTAGTGGTGGCCAATGAAGCAACAATTCAGCCTATGCCTCAACCACAAGAACCAAGCTATGCCCCTATCTACCAAGGGAATGGGCATCTTGTTAATATTGCTGAAAACTACTTCCAAAATCAATATCAGACAACATTAGCAACAACTGCCACACCTGGAAACTATTATCAAACACAAACTGGGCCCATACTACTGCAGTCAACCTCGGGAAGATCTGCTCAGCCCACCACAGCATACATTGTACTCCAAGCAAAAACTGAGCCACAACAAGGCATCACCATGGCTATGGCACCTATTGCTCAAGCACCAGAAATTATTGAAGAAGAAgagtttgaaataaaaaaagagaaaaagtCTAAAGTTAAAAAAGAGAGAAAAAGGGGTCCTACTGTAAAACAATGGAGATATGCCAATATTTTCCATGATGAGATAAATGGCGCGGCCCTGTGTGCTATTAAAACAAGGCTAGGAATGTATTATGCAGAAAGTGATGCTGCCAGGAAAAAGGCCAAACAAGTGAAGTCAGAAACAGTTCAGACACAGACACAAGTGCCTCCTCAGCAACAACAAATTACTCCAACTCACACAGTTACTATTTATACCTAA
- the LOC105385076 gene encoding dolichyl-phosphate beta-glucosyltransferase — protein MDLLLLLWTLLLYGLLLGVILLLLLSIVLLLVTNPYPMIERSKEEESFVDAKTGKHQKFPTLSDKHSVNLSVVVPAYNEEQRLPPMLDETLEFLEARLKEYPDYKYEIIVVSDGSKDKTVEVTQSYAQQYGSDKVRCLNLVTNRGKGGAVRLGVQSARGALILFADADGASKFEDLTKLEESLKETVNVNPLTQPGDVANSIALVIGSRAHLEKESLATRSLFRNILMYGFHFLVWIFTVKGIKDTQCGFKLFTRKSADICFQSLHVNRWAFDVELLYIAQKLNIPIKEIPVRWTEIEGSKVTPILSWVQMGCDLGLIWLKYKIGAWKIKCNKTD, from the exons atGGATCTATTATTGTTACTATGGACATTGCTACTTTATGGACTCCTTTTAGGTGTAATTCTTCTATTATTG CTTTCCATTGTCCTTCTGCTAGTAACAAACCCGTACCCAATGATAGAGCGTTCCAAAGAGGAGGAAAGTTTTGTAGATGCCAAAACTGGGAAACACCAGAAGTTTCCTACATTGAGTGATAAACACAGTGTTAACTTGAGTGTTGTCGTCCCAGCTTATAATGAAGAACAAAGAT TGCCACCAATGCTAGATGAGACACTTGAATTTCTTGAGGCAAGATTGAAAGAATATCCAGattacaaatatgaaataattgTTGTGAGCGATGGAAGTAAAGACAAAACTGTTGAAGTAACTCAGTCATATGCTCAACAATATGGATCTGACAAAGTTCGGTGCCTCAACTTAGTAACAAATCGAGGGAAAGGTGGAGCTGTAagatta GGTGTCCAAAGTGCAAGAGGTGCCCTGATCCTATTTGCTGATGCTGATGGTGCTTCAAAATTTGAGGATCTAACAAAGTTAGAGGAAAGTCTCAAAGAGACTGTGAATGTCAATCCACTGACCCAACCAGGAGATGTAGCTAACAGCATAGCGCTTGTTATAGGATCTAGAGCTCATCTCGAGAAGGAATCATTGGCTACACGAAGCTTGTTTAG AAATATATTAATGTATGGCTTCCACTTTCTCGTTTGGATTTTCACTGTGAAGGGAATAAAGGACACCCAGTGTGGATTCAAACTGTTTACCAGAAAATCTGCTGATATTTGCTTCCAAAGCCTTCATGTAAATAGATG GGCATTTGACGTTGAACTCCTGTACATAGCACAAAAACTTAACATTCCAATTAAAGAGATTCCAGTGAGATGGACTGAAATTGAGGGCTCAAAGGTGACTCCAATACTGTCATGGGTGCAGATGGGATGTGATCTCGGCCTCATATGGCTAAAATACAAGATTGGCGCATGGAAAATTAAATGTAACAAAACAGATTAG